The sequence ctgtttgatccattgagatactcggctgcaggatttcttgtacgaagactccggatgggacctgagttcgaccggatccgagcttggacagtacatcggctgccgtgttccgatctctttctatatgatgaaactccagaccctcgaatttatcttccagctttcggacggcagcacagtattttcccattgaatcacttgaacaatcccattctttgtttatctggctgatgactaccagagaatctccatataccatcaatcttttgacgcccagtgatatggtgatgtttaatccgtgtatcaaggcttcatactcggctgcattgttagaggccgggaatagcaactggagagcgtacttgaggtgctcgcctccaggtgcggtgaagataatccctgctcctgctccttgcagcttcagcgagccatcaaaatacattcgccatacctctgccgtttctggattgtctggtacttgctgttctgtccattctgatacgaaatcaaccagtgcttgagttttgatggcggtgcgaggccggaactcgatatcgtgggatcccaactcgcaagcccacttggctattcagccaatggcttccttgttgtgaagaatgtctccTATTgggaaaccagtaactactatgactttgtggtcgtcaaagtagtgacgcagcttgcgggcagttagaagtactgcatataatagcttctgaacctgaggatactttttcttcgaggggcctagaacttcactgatgaagtaaacaggatgttgtactggataggcatgtccttcttctactcgctcgactaccaacgcagtgcttaccacgtgagtcgtgcaagagatatacaacaacaaatcttcagccggttgagtcggcgtagctcgccggggtggtttcaatactggtggtgttgtcaagaatttcttcagcgcGTCTAGAGctccttgtgcttctgaagtccactgaaacttatccaccttcttgagtagtttgtaaaatggcaaacctttttctcccagcctggatataaatctgctcagagctgccatacatccagtgagtcgctgaaccttcttttgtgaccgaggagcttccatcttcatgatagcttcaatcttatccggattagcctcgattccccggtggctgacgataaatccgagcaactttcctgctggtaccccgaaaaacacatttttcaggattgagcttccatctatatcttctcaggctgttgaaaaccagctgcaaatcttcgatgaagttttccgaattctctgttttgatcaccacatcatctacgtaagcctccacacgcttgccccagtgatcggctaagcatgtttgaatggctctctgataagtcgctccagcgtttttgaggccgaacggcatggaggtataacagaaagcaccaaacggagtgatgaacgccgttttttcctcgtcttcttttgccaaactaatctgatgatacccgaaatagcaatctaagaaagacagcacagaacatccagcggtggaatccaccacctgatctatcctcaggagcccgaagggatccttcggacagtttttgttgagatcagtatagtcgacgcacatgcgccaatccactttattctttttgagtacaagaacagggttggccaaccactcggggtgtaatacttctctaataaatccagccgcgaccaagcgagctaactcggcacgaatggcctctctcttgtcgggcgtgaaacgacgtagcttttgccggatcggcctcgcctggggatagaccttcaatttgtgctcggccagttctcttgggactcccggcatatccgcaggttgccatgcgaatacgtctcggttatcttgcaggaactggacgagcgcgctttcctatttgtcattcaaactggagctgatgatggccgtcctgcgctcatcagcgaaccccaggttgattcgcttggtttcttcagtcggccgcatagaggtcacggcctgagcttcgtttgccggtacggcgaggtcttcctcaggcttagaattcgccggcgtagaaggaaccattgacggcttggtggtgagggctgcttggatggccactcggaaacattctgcggcgccttggaagtcggcgcgcacagttatgattccttgcggtcctggcatcttcagtatcatgtatgtatagtgcggaatggccatgaatttagccagccccggcctcccgatgatggcgttgtacccgcagtcgaagttcgccacctcgaacctcaggaactcggttctgtagttcttcgGAGTTCCGAagatgaccggcatgtagatgtggcccagcgggtattccccttccgttggcacgatgccgaagaaaggggtgtccgactcgcggagctctttgaggtgaactcccaagccttggagtgtccgggggaaagtgacgttgatgctgctccccccgtccactagcaccttctttacccggctttctcggatcaccggatcgacgagaagcgggtatttgcctggatggtcgaagttgagccattgatcctcccgagtgaaagtgatcgggtgctccgaccaccggtatggggcgggaggtccGGTGGTCGCCacaagtatctggcggtcgttgagcttttgttgtcttttgttctcctgcgacccatgtccgccgaagatgacgttgacctccctgtcaacgcgtgggaaagctcctcctctcccctcctcctgctgatggggctgtcgtggttcatctggtcctcccctcggcggaggaggcggtagaggttggaagggtcggccgtgcccgacggagtgcttgaagtcccgacagttacgaagagtgtggcgcatgtccttgtggtacgggcactgggcgtcgaggatgtcgtccagcgtgcgctcgcctccacgaggtcctcctcgggcgcgagaggcgggtggtccggcggcgtgtacttcttcacgaggcctcttctcccagcgtttgtcgggtggttggttcgcgtcacgtcgcggtgctgctggtgcaggctttgctcctccaatgagatcctgggcccgctcgtcggcggtgatgtagaggtcggcttcccggaacagctcctcggaggtagtcggtgccttttgtagtatggctcggacgaaagccgagtcattggatcctctgtagaagtcctcgatcacggccgcctccgtgacctcggggatacggtttctcatggtctggaaccttttgaggtacgaccggagagtctcgtccccccggcgcttgatggatttgaggtcccatggttgcgctggtttgtcggagagggactggaagttggcggtgaaacgtcgactgaagtctccccagtcgtcgatgcagtgtcggggtagatgtcgtagccactgcagtgcatcttgcccaaggacaatgggcagatacgcggtcatgacgtcttcagatgccccggcagcccgagcagcggtggtgtagacggctagccaaccccctggatcctgcttaggttcatatttgtcgacattggataccttgaagttgggaggccattggatggccctaaggcgcggagtaagagcggatactccgcacgtgtcttcctgtcgtcggggacgatgtctgtcccggggaggggagtggtggtggtggttcctcgaccgtccccgggtggtaccgccagttgaagctgttgccgactcagtcctggtggcctggctttgagtcgggaagccgtgatctcggtcatactcctcccgacggcgaatttcgttttcatgccgccgttcgcgcgaagcattgatagagcttcgcgcgtctcggcgactgttgatggcgtgtcgcaaatcgttcggcgggtgagcgagcggtagaagatggttggccgcctgagtgaacaggcgtcggtatccctcggcgtcgggagtccgaggaagtccgtcagctatccgagctagtacgcctccgacttcgctcggcgtgttcatagctcgggcaaagtcggggttcaggttgcgcccgaagagcgggttctcccggcgttgccttgcatcttgctcggcttgttcctgagtccgtcggcgatcacgtcgtcgggagttccttcgttccctgaagacgcgttcttccggagtttctcctatctccgagacctcgtctcgcgagacaggctgctccggatcccgttctccggccgcgtgatgtcgtcgaacgttcctgcgtcggttcctccgtcggcgggattctcgttgaggtggttcttctccaggcgcggtcggttcgtcgtcagagacggcgggcgactccactctcccgatgaagaggacgtcggggtagaatggtgctgctgtcgtggcgactttctttccgttctcctttgaggccggaggaacggaaagatcgacttgcctttccctggtctccttcttcctcgcaatccgtgtccattctttcatcggggaagtagacagcggagtcttccgggtcagcgagcttccagctccagcctttccggagataatctttttccgaagagccggaggtagtgtctttccagcattttcggagttcgttggaggagacttcttttccggcagatctacgaggcggtgtagaattccctcttcgtccgctacagatgagattgtcccgaagcagaatacagatccgggacacacggtgatcttgctgtggaaggtgacggccattgagctagcttggatcgtcgacacaccccctacctggcgcgccagctgtcggtgttttgggcccgaccgcacacccggggttacccctcaaggtgcttttaggagtaggacggtgtcaacgactgtagcaaaatggttcgtgccgattgcacgagggacagtgggcaagatttgcaggttcgggccgcttagagatgcgtaacaccctacgtcctgatgagtattcgagtgtggttacaagagggctctctggattgaaggcacagagagtttacgtgggtggctaagtaaagtagggtcgatcgatctgaaggggtgccccctaggccttatatactcgaccgtggggcagtacacgtggatatgatagcaacaagtagctgaaaaatagtaaacctcttgagtttatccctacgtaacccttgccgacttatcctcgcatggctctgttgcatgggggcttcagcgcgggaaagtcgggtctctgttgcgatttactcgttcgacgttgtgggccgtccgggtttgctccaatccagtcttacgtcttctctgcttcgttgattgtctttccctaggcccacgaaagaacgaccttacgatttattgggcccttgggcctttcgtgaggtcttttatctctttagtggacccaggggatatctatcccccacagaatGCCACTAGGTTCGACACCGTCTTTATCTTCCTTCAGAGTTTCTGGGATAGACAAGATAAGTTTATGCAATGGATGGTGTCTGATGATTGGAAAAACAACGCATGGAAAGATGAAGCAGATCATGCATTTACTTATGATTGTTTGTTAAATAGAAGATGGTGGAGTGACATGGAATTGGTGTTGAATGCTGTCACACCAATTTATACTGTGCTTCGCTATGCTGATCAACAAAAAAATGCAACTATAGCTGGATTTCTTCCAAAGATGATGACAGCCATGGCTCAAATACGTGGTAATTTAAGTAAAGAGAAAGATCTTCTCGATAGAATAATTAGAGTGATCAAGAAGAGACTAAAATATATGCTTGATGATACTCTCATTGTTGCAGGTAAGGGATGAAATGAGAATTGTTCAATTTATGTTCTTTTTTGTTGAATTTGTTTCTAATAATAATCTTGCTTCTTTCTCTAGCTGGTGCACTTGATCCTAAAACATTATATACGACTAAGCTTGCAAGAAAACCATCTACTAGACATGCAGTTACATTGGCTCTTAAGAAGCTTGCAAGCTCATCTAAGATTGCATCTGCTGCAATTGAGCAATATGCTTTTTTCTGTGAAAAAAGAGGATTATTTGCAGGGGAGGAAGCCGAACGTTCAGCAACTAATGGACGCATGAGTGCAGGTTTTTACTTGACTCATTATTATGCCTCTTTGGTGGTGGCCTTGCAATTTTTAGTACTCTTATTAAATGGTTCATGTTCATTTTTTGCAGCTGAATGGTGGAGTGCATATGGAGGAGAGTACAAAGAACTACAAATGCTTGCACGTCGGATTGTTTCACAATGTCTATCCTCTAGTGGATGCGAGCGAAACTGGAGCACATTTGCATTGGTCCATACCAAGCTGAGAAATCGTTTGGGTTATGAGAAGCTCCACAAGTTGGTTTATGTCCACTACAATTTGAAATTACGAATCCAACATTTCGAGAATGACATGCAAAGTCTTCAAGAAATGCAAGTCTTCAAAGATACTGAGTTAGATCCATATAGTGTTATGATAGATTGTGCTATGTATGATGAAGGTAACCCAATCATGGATTGGTTGTGCAACTCAAGGAGTGAGTCTACGCCTATTCTTGATGAGTATGATGACAATGATCTTGAATCTCCAATCCTATCTAGAGTTCTCATGGATGAGTTTGGAATGGATTTTAATACAAGAGATGgtaagaagaaaagaaaggcaagACTTGTGGATATTGAGGAAGAAATGGAGGACGATGTTGAGTCAGATTCTTCAGAAGGTAGCCCAATAAATGTTGAATTATGTGATAGCAGTTCAGATGATGGCACAGGTATTCTATGTGAGGAATAAACTTTCAAGTTCTTTGATAATTTTAACAACATATAACTATTGTAATCTTTTATGGTCTCAAAGTAGGTGA is a genomic window of Zea mays cultivar B73 chromosome 5, Zm-B73-REFERENCE-NAM-5.0, whole genome shotgun sequence containing:
- the LOC103626342 gene encoding uncharacterized protein, which translates into the protein MTLRESLREYDEERGIGCSSGSRSASCSANQQTRLDRFYRSPSVSQGPFDIDLAHSRAQAQPRVDIMLRGGSRDKLGKALAKWFHANDIPGRKADCPYFRSAIKLAQECGQGVHIPTGKELDGKFLDMNYEDMEAHMAKFKDDWKEYGVTVMCDSWTGPTMMCIINFMVYCNGRMFFHKSINATGRVQNAEFIYDCIREVVVDEIGVKNVIQIVTDNGSNYKKNATRFDTVFIFLQSFWDRQDKFMQWMVSDDWKNNAWKDEADHAFTYDCLLNRRWWSDMELVLNAVTPIYTVLRYADQQKNATIAGFLPKMMTAMAQIRGNLSKEKDLLDRIIRVIKKRLKYMLDDTLIVAAGALDPKTLYTTKLARKPSTRHAVTLALKKLASSSKIASAAIEQYAFFCEKRGLFAGEEAERSATNGRMSAAEWWSAYGGEYKELQMLARRIVSQCLSSSGCERNWSTFALVHTKLRNRLGYEKLHKLVYVHYNLKLRIQHFENDMQSLQEMQVFKDTELDPYSVMIDCAMYDEGNPIMDWLCNSRSESTPILDEYDDNDLESPILSRVLMDEFGMDFNTRDGKKKRKARLVDIEEEMEDDVESDSSEGSPINVELCDSSSDDGTGDEFGDEWEFRGPSGGGACEVGPSGGGACEVGASGDGSRDGAMHEQAAPNPPLRPRSTRLKKVPVKELYKVRQTSGLCI